A section of the Pochonia chlamydosporia 170 chromosome 2, whole genome shotgun sequence genome encodes:
- a CDS encoding organic solute transporter ostalpha, protein MSLTTTSTTSDGGTGTKFTYATTVVAGVASFAATLLSVVSIWLQTKNYRKPLLQRYVVRILLMVPIYSIASFTSMVSLNAAQFVDPIRDIYEAFTIYTFFQLLINYLGGERSLIIMTHGRAPVQHLWPMNHVLRKVDISDPHTFLSIKRGILQYAWLKPVLAIAAIVMKATGTYQEGYIGAKSGYFWSGIIYNISVTVSLYSLGLFWVCMHKDLTPFRPVPKFLCIKLIIFASYWQGFFLSILVWLGAIPDDVQGYTRDNLAAAIQDALICVEMPAFAIAHWYAFSWHDFADNSILSARMPLNHALKDSFGIKDLIEDSKETFRGNNYGYRAFDSGDKVMAHEDSKSRLARLNEGMRYERGGKAKYWLPKPGEVSATSPLLGGPSSSRTGDTLFEQQHGTFDEPELDEDEERLYNSARQLEYGDWNYPVITASEPLAERYRSSMSSYNGRSPAWSTGPTRPPPQTRASGSTSPRNPPPQQTAEPQPVVVVKKKKKAKKVVKHPEPDPADLGLGKGPPAASPAPPTTEASTSAQRPQADEARQWGDSAVDEEEHATSPRYQVEDSEEFRNVWDGDK, encoded by the exons ATGTCCCTCActaccaccagcaccacctcTGATGGAGGCACGGGGACAAAATTTACATATGCTACAACCGTCGTGGCGGGTGTTGCCTCCTTTGCAGCAACATTACTCTCTGTCGT TTCAATATGGCTTCAGACCAAAAATTATCGAAAGCCTTTGCTCCAGCGTTACGTCGTTCGAATTCTTCTCATGGTCCCCATCTATTCGATTGCGTCGTTTACGAGCATGGTGTCGCTGAACGCTGCTCAATTTGTTGACCCTATTCGAGACATATACGAAGCATTTACCATTTACACCTTCTTCCAACTGCTAATCAATTACCTTGGCGGCGAACGATCTTTGATTATCATGACCCATGGCCGTGCCCCTGTGCAACATCTGTGGCCCATGAACCACGTACTGCGCAAAGTCGACATTTCCGATCCGCATACATTCTTGTCCATCAAGCGTGGAATCCTACAATACGCATGGCTCAAGCCTGTTCTggccattgcagccattgtcATGAAAGCAACAGGCACATATCAAGAAGGCTATATTGGCGCTAAATCGGGCTACTTTTGGAGCGGCATCATCTACAACATCAGCGTAACAGTGAGCTTGTACTCACTGGGCCTGTTCTGGGTCTGCATGCACAAGGACTTGACCCCTTTCCGGCCTGTTCCCAAGTTTCTctgcatcaagctcatcatTTTTGCATCGTACTGGCAAGGCTTTTTCCTATCCATCCTGGTGTGGCTCGGTGCCATTCCCGACGATGTCCAAGGCTACACCAGAGACaaccttgccgccgccatccaaGACGCCCTCATTTGCGTTGAGATGCccgcctttgccattgctcaTTGGTACGCCTTCTCATGGCACGATTTTGCCGACAACAGTATCCTATCAGCCCGCATGCCGCTGAATCATGCCCTCAAAGACTCATTCGGCATCAAAGATCTCATTGAGGATTCCAAGGAGACATTCCGTGGGAACAACTACGGCTACCGGGCTTTTGACTCCGGAGACAAGGTCATGGCTCACGAAGATTCCAAGTCACGGCTTGCCAGATTAAACGAGGGTATGAGGTATGAGCGCGGAGGCAAAGCCAAATACTGGCTACCTAAACCTGGCGAGGTTAGTGCGACATCACCACTGCTGGGCGGGCCAAGCTCGAGTAGAACTGGCGACACACTATTTGAACAACAGCACGGTACATTTGATGAACCAGAATtggacgaagacgaggagcgTTTGTATAATTCAGCAAGACAACTAGAATATGGTGATTGGAAT TATCCCGTCATTACAGCCAGTGAGCCGCTTGCTGAGCGATACAGGTCGTCAATGAGCAGCTACAACGGCAGATCTCCCGCCTGGTCAACCGGGCCAACgcgaccaccaccacaaacccgAGCCTCGGGTTCAACATCACCTCGAAATCCGCCACCACAGCAAACAGCGGAACCCCAGCCGGTAGTGGTTGttaaaaagaagaagaaggccaagaaggtAGTCAAACACCCAGAACCAGATCCAGCAGACTTGGGGCTCGGGAAAGGCCCTCCTGCTGCTTCACCCGCACCACCCACAACCGAAGCAAGCACAAGTGCGCAGAGACCACAAGCAGACGAAGCTAGACAATGGGGTGACTCAGCTGTAGATGAGGAAGAACATGCCACTTCACCTAGATACCAAGTAGAGGATAGCGAGGAGTTTCGCAACGTATGGGACGGGGATAAGTGA